The sequence below is a genomic window from Haematobia irritans isolate KBUSLIRL chromosome 3, ASM5000362v1, whole genome shotgun sequence.
ttttctacaaaaaatttaatttttataaaaaattttgtcaaaattttatttcgtttttttttgttattgttggttttgttctttaagcattgttgttgttttttattgcagcttaaaaccatacattgactaaactacaagtgtagcttaaccaacagaggaaaagaatgtttgtcaaatttatttgggcaaagccctatagactgcaagatggttggatggacgcacgtttcggaattaccacattcctcatcagcatcctctacttgcagcaaaactatcaaccaattatcagaataaattcaggcagtttattacagtggcataggaaaagagatatgtttgtttcgaatttatttgggcataagccggctatcaatgtaaaaccttttttcggagggttcaagtgtggtttttgttgggtttaatgaactgcttgaatttattctgataattggttgatagttttgctgcaagtagaggatgctgatgaggaatgtggtaattccgaaacgtgcgtccatccaaccatcttgcagtctatagggctttgcccaaataaatttgacaaacattcttttcctctgtgggttaagctacacttgtagtttagtcaatgtatggttttaagttgcaataaaaaacaacaaaaattttatttctatagaaaattttgtggaaagtttatttttatagaaaattttgtcaaaactttattcctataaaaatttttgtcaaaattttatttctatagaaaattttgttaaaattttatttctatagaaaattttgttaaaattttatttctatagaaagttttttcaaaattttatttctgtagaaaactttgtcagaattttatttctatggaaaattaagtcaaaaatttttttcattgaaaatttggttaaaattttgtgtctataaaaaattttgtaaaaattttgctccataaaaaaatttgtccaaattttatttttatagaaaattttgttaaaattttctttctatagaaagtttcgtctaaggtttatttctatagaaaattttctcaaaattgtatttctatagaaaattttctcaaaattttatttccgtagaaaatattgtcaaaattttattctatagacaattttgtcataattttattcctacagaaaattttgtcaaaattttattttcatggcaaaatttgtcaaaattttatttctatagaaaattttgtcaaaattttatttctatagaaaattttgccaaagtttatttctatggaaaaattagtcaaaattgtatttccatagaaaagtttgtcaacattttatttctacagaaaattttgtcaaaattttattttaagaggtAATTTGTAAAGTACATCTTAgttgagagaaatattttgcaaaatctatcaaaacatcaagaattctacgaatctaccaaacattaaaaatttatcagttttcgtagaattctaccaactgtgacaaccgtgcttATAATGCTCTGTTCCACAGGAATTTGttagaaatttatttgtatggaaaattaagtcaacaattttttccatagaaaattttgtcaaaatttcatgtctataaaaattttgtcaaaattttatttctatagaaaattttgccaaaaatttatttcgatgaaaactttagtcaaaattttatttccatagaaaatttggcgaaaattttatttccatagaaaattttgttaaaattttatttctataaaaaattttgccaaaaattttatttctttagaaaattttgtcaacaatttatttctttagaaaattttgtcaattttttttttctatagtaaatttagccaaaattttatgtccatagaaaattttatttctatagaaaattttttcaaaagtcttcttagttgaagaggagtattttgcaaaatctatcaaaacatcaagaattctaccaatctaccaaacaataaaaaaatctccaattttgctagaattctactaactgtggctaccgtacttataataccctgttccacaggctACTCTAATGACTAATCAGATTTTTTGCATTCTATCCCCCCACTTACCTCTGGTACTCCTTGTGAGTAGTTATTAACCTgatgtacatccaaatattctgTTAACGCCGACAAATGAGGCCAAGACGCCTCTGAACCATCCAACGAAGAAGCTGTATTCGCTTGTGACGGATCTTTGGGACTTGAACCACTAGATCCAGATAAATTACCCGTGGGTTTGGCTGGTATGGGCGGTGGTTTTTGTGTCCTTCGTGGCATTAACCTGGGACTATTTGGTGTCGATTGAGCCGCCGCCACCGCCGCATGAGACCTTTGCCCAACAGCCGCTGTTCCACTACCACACTCCATTTGTTGACGACTCATAGGCATATTGCCACTAAATGAGATGGCTCTTTTGGCCAATAAGGGCGAAGAGTTTAGAGAATGTGATGTGGCATATAAGgggggtagagaatgttgctgttgttgtgaaTGATGCTGATAGTGCTGGTGTTGCATAAAGGGAGACATCaaatgttgttgctgttgataGGGTGTTGCATACTGTTGATATTGCTGCTGGAAATAATGACTTTGATTGGCAGCCGAAGGAAAAGTATGCAAATAATTGTGAACAGCTCCTCCACCACTAGTGGCACTACCATCTTGGGGTCTTAGAAAATAGTTGTGAGTTTGGGTTAAGTACTGATAGCTTTGTTGCTGATGAAATTGAGCTTGTTGTGGCCcatgtggttgttgttgttgctgatgatgatgagaaCTACTACTGCTACCGCCACTGCCCACACTGGTAGCCCCCAACGATGCTGGAGTTGCTCTTCCCGAGGTTGAGGGAGAAGGTGAGGAGGAATTTGATCTTTGCCGGGGCAATGAATATTGTTGGTGAAAATGTGATGATTGTTCCTGTTGCGTTTGCTGCTGACGTTGCTGCTGTGATGTACTGGGCTGTTGTAGATTTGTCAATGGATCAAAGATTTGAGATAATCTCCCCGAAGGCACTTCGTCGGACATTTAGgtggttttttttgtttaaaattcagCTCAAAGGGTTtcaattgtagaaaatattttctcttttgtttttgttttttttttttagtttttctttttagcTAAAAATTATTTGCCATTGTAAAGAATTCTGAAAGGaaagcaaaaaagaaaaatctgttaaaaagaaatttattaacaagaatgaaatattttaataaaaataattattaacaaatttattggtaagataatttaactttattagttagaatagatttttataaaaaaaacatatataagcaTTGACCGATGAAACTGgggaaaaatgaaattaaataaaaaaattataaatgaacccttaaatgcgcaagatcaccgattcctccggaaaaataatatgcaaaatggtataaaaaaacaagtaagaaaagactaaagtcgggcggggccgactatattataccctgcaccactttgtagatctaaattttcgataccatatcacatccgtcaaatgtgttggttcaaatgtaaaggtttgtcccaaatacatacatttaaatataactcgatctggacagaatttgagagacttctacaaaatctatagactcaaaatttaagtcggcaaatgcactagggtggaacgcaatgttagtaaaaaaaatatgggaaac
It includes:
- the LOC142230826 gene encoding uncharacterized protein LOC142230826 is translated as MSDEVPSGRLSQIFDPLTNLQQPSTSQQQRQQQTQQEQSSHFHQQYSLPRQRSNSSSPSPSTSGRATPASLGATSVGSGGSSSSSHHHQQQQQPHGPQQAQFHQQQSYQYLTQTHNYFLRPQDGSATSGGGAVHNYLHTFPSAANQSHYFQQQYQQYATPYQQQQHLMSPFMQHQHYQHHSQQQQHSLPPLYATSHSLNSSPLLAKRAISFSGNMPMSRQQMECGSGTAAVGQRSHAAVAAAQSTPNSPRLMPRRTQKPPPIPAKPTGNLSGSSGSSPKDPSQANTASSLDGSEASWPHLSALTEYLDVHQVNNYSQGVPEINWQERCLELQLELHRSKNQAGRIRDMLREKADTLPLDSLLYYLKV